GACTGGAGTCTATgctctttgtcattttcttattcaTCTACATCTTCACCCTACTGGGGAACTTCCTCATCCTCTTGGCCATCATCTCCTCCTCTCGCCTTCATACACCCATGTATTTCTTCTTGGGACTCTTATCTACCTTTGACATATTTTTCCCTTCAGTGAGTTCTCCTAAAATGTTGGTCTTTCTCTCTGGAAGGAGCAGAGCCATCTCTTACAGGGGATGTGCCACCCAGctctttttccatcattttttggGGTGCACTGAGGGCATTCTCTACTCTGTGATGTCATATGACCGTTTTGTTGCCATCTGTCATCCATTGCGCTATACAGTCATTATGAACCCCAAACTTTGTGTGATCCTTGCTACATGTACCACAGTGATAGGCTGTATCCATGCCACTATACTGACATCACTCACATTCCAGTTGCCTTACTGTGGTCCCAATGAAATAGACTATTACTTTTGTGACATTCCTGTTATTTTACCTTTGGCTTGTGCTGACAACTCACTGGCCCAGAGGGTGGGTTTCACTAATGTTGGCCTTCTGGCTTTAGCATTATTTTTCACCATTATTGTCTCCTACACCCGCATTGGAATAGCCATTTTGAGAATCCGTTCAGCTGAAGGCAGGAGCAAAGCTTTCTCCACCTGCAGTGCCCACCTCACTGCAATCATGTGTGCCTATGGACCAATTATCATCATCTATTTTCAGTCTACACCCAGCCCTTTGCTTGGTGCTGTAGTTCAAATATTGAATAACATTGTTTCACCTATGCTGAATTCCTTAATTTATTCTCTgagaaataaagatgtaaaaagagctttgaaaaaagttttaagtggGTCAAAACTAACTTCAGAGGCCTAAATTAGGAAGCTTCATTCTCTCTAATTAGTCCCTGTCTCCAACTTCATGTAGAAAGTGTGGATCAgaacacttttctttttattagtagCCAGGTCCCTGTCCCctctctcttttattattctATCTTTTCTGTGTGGTTTATGGAACCAAAAATTGGaccaacataagaaaaaaatagtagtcaaattcttttatttttcttttaaaggtttattttcattaggattcACATtcatttcagagttcatgaaatGTCTGTGACCAGGAAGAAGATGCTTGtatatttcttaatttgaaataattatctTAAGAGAAACTCATCTTTCTATGTACCTTTGTTTCTTTGGAGGAAGTAAGGGATAGTTTAGACCTATGATTCCATTGGCATAGAAAGTTAATGTTTTCTTTCCCACTGTCTTAAGTCATCAAACCTTTTGACATCATCTCCCATTCACCCTTCCTTTACTATAGGCTTTATGAAAAGATGGCCATTTTTCTAGTCAAGGCTTTCTATTAGTTCTCTTGATCTCATgcagtcttctctttctcttctggcAGATTATCGCTTTTTGTAAATCTTCAGTTTTTATCTGCTGACTCAGTCTCTGAGGCGCTCCCTCCCAAATATGCCTTTTACTctcaatcttagaaaaaaaaaatcctttaagttTTCATCCTTGGCTTTCCTCTTTTAATAGCTAAGTTCTTATAAAAATCTGTCTACATTTCCTCTATCATCAACTTCTTAGACAGTTGCAGACTGAACTCTATCCTCATTTTTCTACTGTAATCTCTCTCCCTCTAAAGTTACCAATCAACTATTTGTTTCTTGCCCAGTCTAattaatggtcttttctcagtcctcattcttaAGTCTGTATAATACTTCACTGTTATAGATCATTGGGTTTCTCATCTTTGGTTTTCATAacaattttctcttcttattctctaTCTCCCCTCTTTTTCTGGTCCATCATCCCTACCTTATCTCCTAACTATAGATTACCTTAAGTTTCTTTCCTGGtgtcttttctcccctctttctcttttttaacttcATCAGATCCTATTGTAGCgggcgtagcccctttaagattccttttctgatctacctttgggacaagatattcctaagggaaaagatctgtatctgatccagtttgggctgtacccagcccccaattGGTTTGGATTTTCAGCCcgctttgatacaagatctggtcagaactagtttgggctgtacctacccccccccccactggatctgagccggcttggataaagccctccaaaaatctggccttcaaggaattaacctgagctctgcccattacttcttcaagcagataaaaagagcaaagctagaacatCTTTgatt
This sequence is a window from Sminthopsis crassicaudata isolate SCR6 chromosome 1, ASM4859323v1, whole genome shotgun sequence. Protein-coding genes within it:
- the LOC141551132 gene encoding olfactory receptor 10N1-like — protein: MKIKNYTEVNEFILLGIPHTEGLESMLFVIFLFIYIFTLLGNFLILLAIISSSRLHTPMYFFLGLLSTFDIFFPSVSSPKMLVFLSGRSRAISYRGCATQLFFHHFLGCTEGILYSVMSYDRFVAICHPLRYTVIMNPKLCVILATCTTVIGCIHATILTSLTFQLPYCGPNEIDYYFCDIPVILPLACADNSLAQRVGFTNVGLLALALFFTIIVSYTRIGIAILRIRSAEGRSKAFSTCSAHLTAIMCAYGPIIIIYFQSTPSPLLGAVVQILNNIVSPMLNSLIYSLRNKDVKRALKKVLSGSKLTSEA